Proteins from one Scylla paramamosain isolate STU-SP2022 chromosome 3, ASM3559412v1, whole genome shotgun sequence genomic window:
- the LOC135095703 gene encoding solute carrier family 23 member 2-like isoform X6, whose protein sequence is MVADTTMAEAQCPESCEAEEEESAELMAESKAAPPSRSNTDLIYSVEDVPPWYLSLLLGFQHYLTMASGTISIPILVASFLCLEEDNPARGALVSTVLVQSGIVTLVQTTFGVRLPVVQGSAFCFLVPVITLLTAVHRPCAVLPLANMTWEARQEEWLVRIRDVQGTIATVSVFQISLGFTGLVGLLTRWITPLALVPTVTLVGISFFDVCGDMVASHWGVSIMTITLIIMFSYYLSNIAVPLTSGRRGCLSLATAGTKMLKCFPVLLALFLTWGLCGILTAYDVLPPGSAARTDTTRDLLQRTPWFYVPYPGQWGWPTVTAAGAVSMLGACVASIMESIADYHACARISGAPSPPMSAINRGVFVEGLGCLLAGLLGTGSGTTSYSQNIGVISITKVASRRVVQTSAVILIVSGLIGKFGAALVTIPKPVMAGVLVVMFSMITSIGLSPLQQVDLSSSRNLFILGFSIFFGLLLPKARLRSEGCAANCRRRRRKRRGCRFLETLPSGATTCRGSRPASGSG, encoded by the exons ATGGTGGCGGACACAACGATGGCGGAGGCACAGTGTCCTGAATCCtgcgaggcggaggaggagga GTCGGCGGAGCTGATGGCGGAGTCCAAAGCGGCGCCGCCCTCGAGGAGCAACACTGACTTGATCTACTCTGTGGAGGACGTGCCGCCGTGGTACCTGTCCCTGCTGCTCGgtttccag CATTACCTCACCATGGCGAGCGGTACCATATCCATCCCGATCCTGGTGGCGTCCTTCCTGTGCCTGGAGGAGGATAACCCGGCCCGCGGCGCCCTCGTCTCCACTGTCTTGGTTCAATCCGGCATTGTCACCCTCGTGCAGACAACCTTCGGCGTCAG GCTCCCCGTCGTCCAGGGGAGCGCTTTCTGTTTCCTGGTGCCTGTAATAACCCTGCTGACCGCCGTGCACCGGCCCTGCGCCGTGCTGCCCCTCGCCAACATGACGTGGGAGGCGCGGCAGGAGGAGTGGCTGGTCAGGATCCGGGACGTGCAGGGCACCATTGCCACAGTCTCCGTGTTTCAGATCTCCCTCGGATTCACAG GGCTGGTCGGGTTGCTGACGCGCTGGATAACGCCCCTCGCTCTCGTTCCAACGGTCACGCTCGTCGGCATATCCTTCTTCGATGTATGCGGGGACATGGTCGCCTCCCACTGGGGCGTCTCCATCAT gaCAATAACGTTGATTATCATGTTCTCGTATTATTTGAGTAACATCGCCGTGCCGCTCACCAGTGGGCGGCGGGGGTGCCTCTCCCTCGCCACCGCAGGGACCAAGATGCTCAAGTGCTTCCCG GTGCTCCTGGCCTTGTTCCTCACCTGGGGCTTGTGTGGCATCCTCACGGCTTACGACGTGCTGCCCCCAGGCTCCGCCGCCCGCACGGACACAACGAGGGACCTGCTGCAGAGGACGCCGTGGTTCTATGTGCCTTACCCCG GGCAGTGGGGGTGGCCCACAGTGACCGCGGCGGGGGCGGTGAGCATGCTGGGAGCCTGTGTGGCCTCCATCATGGAGAGCATCGCGGACTACCATGCCTGCGCCAGGATCTCAG GTGCTCCCTCGCCTCCCATGAGCGCCATCAACCGCGGGGTGTTCGTGGAGGGCCTGGGCTGCCTGCTGGCAGGGCTTCTCGGGACTGGCAGCGGTACCACCTCCTACTCGCAAAACATTGGAGTCATCAGCATcaccaag gtgGCCAGCCGTCGCGTGGTGCAGACCAGCGCCGTCATTCTCATAGTCTCGGGCCTCATTGGTAAGTTCGGCGCCGCCCTCGTCACAATCCCGAAGCCCGTGATGGCGGGCGTCTTGGTCGTCATGTTTTCGATGATCACCTCCATCGGCCTCTCGCCCCTGCAGCAAGtcgacctctcctcctccagaaacCTCTTCATTCTGGGGTTCTCCATCTTCTTTGGTCTCCTCCTGCCTAAG